ACGACGCGGCCACCGGTGTGTGCGGCGTCGCGATCAGCAGTCGGATGGTGGCGATCGGCTCGTTGTGCGTGTTCGCGCACGCGCAGGCGGGGGCCGTCGCCACACAGGCGCTGATCAACCCGCTGCTGGGGGCGGACGCCCTGGAACTGCTGCGGAGCGACCCCGCCGAGGACGTGCTGCGCCGGGTCCTGGAAACCGATCCGGACGCGGACTCGCGCCAGGTGGCGCTGGTCGACCGGCAGGGGCGCGCCGCCGCGCACACCGGCCCGCAGACCCACCCGTGGAGCGGCCATCTGCTGGGCGAGGGGTACGCGGTGGCCGGGAACATCCTCACCGGGGCGGCCACACTGGAGGCGATGGCGCGGCGGTGGGAGGAGCGGCCCGGGGAAGCGATGGACGAACGCCTGCTGGGCGCCCTGGAGGCCGGGCAGGCGGCCGGGGGCGACCGGCGGGGCAGGCAGAGCGCCGCGCTGTACGTGCACACCGGCCAGCCGTACCCGTACGTGGACCTGCGGGTGGACGAGCACGCCGATCCGGTGGCCGAGCTCCGCCGGGTCCACGGGGTCGCGCGGCGGGAGCTGTCGCCGTTCGTGGCGGCACTGCCCACCCGCGCGAACCCGCGGGGGTCCTTCGAGCGGTTGCTCGACCCCGACAGCCTCTGAACCGGGCGGTCCGCTTCAGGGCGACTCAGTTCAGGGACGAAGCCTCAGAGAGCCACTGCCCGGCGTCGAGGGCCTCCCGCACGCTCGCGTCCCGGACCTGCTTGATCGCCTCCAGATCCACGGCGGCGGTCAGGTGGGTGTCGTCGCCAAGCCCGGCGCTCGCCTGGGCGACCAGGTCGCCGTACTCCGCGTGCCGGGCGACGTTGGCCTCCACCTGCTCCCACTCGCGTTGCGCCCTGACCGCCCTGCTGACCTTGTCCCGGTACTCCTCGATGGTGCTCACCCGTCGCTGAACGGCCGATCGGGTGGCGTTGACGGCGTCGAACTGGGGCTGCATCGAATCCAGGACGGTCTGGGACATCGCCTTCTTGGCGCGTTTCCCCAGGTCCTTCTCCAACCGGGACTGCTCGCGCAGGATCCGGGCCAGCTGCCATTCCTGGTCGCGCAGCACGAGGCCGGGCCGGACCGAGTCGAAGGCGTCACCGAGCTCCGGGGAGGCCTCGGCGACGTAGGTGCGGACCCGCTGGACCCGCAGCAGCAGTCGCTGGCTGTCCTTGTCCAGGTCCTCGGCCCGGATGTAGTGCCCGTGGTACCTGGCGGCCAGCTGGGTCGGCTCGTCGCCGTCGCTGGCCGCCGCGAAGCTGACCAAGAGCCCGAGGAGACCGACCGGGACGGCGATCGCGACGGGTGCTCCGTCCGGCCCCAGCCATTGGCCGAGTCCGATCAGGGCGCCGGCGGCGAGGAGGGCGAGGAAGCCGGCCAGGCACCCGCCGCTGCCGAAGGCGAACAGAATGGCCACCAGGGCGATGAGCGCGAAGAGGCCGGTGAAGAGGGGGAGGAACGCCGCAGCCAGAAACCACACGAGGGCGGTGACCGCCGTAGTGATGACCAGGCAGAAGACGAAGGTGAAGGTACGTTCACCGCTGGTGGAGGGCTCACGGCGTTTGGGGGTCTTGTCCGGCGCGAGCAGCTTCTTGGGAGAGGCGGCCAGCTTCTCGACGACCTCTTCGGGGAGGTCGGGGTCGAACACGGGGCCGGCCAGGACGGTCTTCTCGGACCCCTCCTCCCCGTCCTCGGCAGAGTTCTCCGGGTTCTCTGACATTGCACCAACCTTTATCCCGTTTTGACTTTGGGGCGAGGTTAGCACCGAGGTGAGGGCGGGGCTCCCCGGTCGTTCCTGTTCGGTGTCGGGACACAGGAGGAGGGCTGCGAACCTTCGGCGGTTGGAGTCGTGCCCGCCGCCGCGGGCGTCCCGCACGCCGTTGCCCCCGTCAGGGGAGCGGTCGGCGGATCGTGACGCAAGTGTGGCGTTCCTGAGCACGGGAAACGCGGACAAG
This DNA window, taken from Nocardiopsis exhalans, encodes the following:
- a CDS encoding DUF1028 domain-containing protein; this encodes MYAGTFSIVAHDAATGVCGVAISSRMVAIGSLCVFAHAQAGAVATQALINPLLGADALELLRSDPAEDVLRRVLETDPDADSRQVALVDRQGRAAAHTGPQTHPWSGHLLGEGYAVAGNILTGAATLEAMARRWEERPGEAMDERLLGALEAGQAAGGDRRGRQSAALYVHTGQPYPYVDLRVDEHADPVAELRRVHGVARRELSPFVAALPTRANPRGSFERLLDPDSL